In a single window of the Hydrogenobaculum sp. 3684 genome:
- a CDS encoding dynamin family protein codes for MKVKKITDAYEIGDLDVIYLYNGGLELFKFIESIGKDNKDIMRIKLTNYIEFDKPVKLVTPTSDLEFTNIEDLLWYINDEDLKKYKIITENKTDLFKLLQNLSYVQIFINIYTKEDLKWLNVYESLYHNIGMFENATIQLLDMIKNTNIDNYGYKDVKELFIKKLENIYKNVIDIKSRNLKVSVLASKKSGKSVFVNSILKDWYSPTSLELPTPNICRFIPSKNKEIVFKYRGQEMRFEKPKDLYKYLEKIYIEARDKNEGLDDMEVYYRVENEDYSYETLDTPGPNLAGATKHREITERVIRESDVAIFLIDYTKHLESDEEEFLKHLKTEFEKYGKVHSFVIIVNKMDQKFLSEDTNRSGTRILDYIRYKLTLLGYHDFVVFGVSALQYFSALIVERVCSECKNLSGKALVDKLDDLTYQFGNSEESTLINFAYEMSRRYMRMENEENITLERLKELSGIPFALNYIGAVAKDRAMFEKLRNLIYKLDEDKVSIITGLSIIKLQLSENKERLRAIFDIFQSSVDSINKQVEEYLAKRDQDARSASYYTEDIKKKSN; via the coding sequence GTGAAGGTAAAAAAAATAACTGATGCATATGAAATAGGGGATTTGGATGTAATTTATCTTTACAATGGAGGTTTAGAGCTTTTCAAATTTATAGAAAGTATTGGTAAAGATAATAAAGATATAATGCGAATTAAACTTACAAACTATATAGAGTTTGATAAACCTGTTAAGCTTGTTACTCCAACTTCCGATTTAGAATTTACTAATATAGAGGATTTACTATGGTATATAAATGACGAAGATTTAAAGAAATATAAAATTATAACAGAAAATAAAACAGACCTATTTAAACTTTTGCAAAATTTATCGTATGTTCAGATATTTATAAATATCTATACCAAGGAAGATTTAAAATGGTTAAACGTATATGAGAGTTTATATCATAATATAGGAATGTTTGAGAATGCAACTATCCAGCTATTAGATATGATAAAGAACACAAATATAGATAACTATGGTTACAAGGATGTAAAAGAGCTTTTTATAAAAAAACTTGAAAATATATATAAAAATGTTATCGACATAAAAAGCAGAAATCTAAAAGTTTCAGTACTTGCAAGTAAAAAATCTGGAAAAAGCGTGTTTGTAAATTCCATCCTAAAAGACTGGTATTCTCCTACTAGCTTAGAACTACCTACACCAAACATATGTAGATTTATTCCATCTAAGAATAAAGAAATTGTATTCAAATATCGTGGTCAAGAAATGAGGTTCGAGAAGCCAAAAGATTTATACAAATATTTAGAAAAAATATATATAGAAGCTAGGGACAAAAACGAAGGCTTGGATGATATGGAAGTATATTACAGAGTAGAGAATGAAGATTATAGTTATGAAACATTAGATACTCCAGGGCCTAACTTAGCAGGAGCTACTAAACATAGAGAAATTACAGAAAGAGTTATAAGGGAAAGTGATGTTGCGATATTTTTGATAGATTATACCAAACATCTGGAAAGCGATGAAGAAGAGTTTTTAAAACACTTAAAAACAGAATTTGAAAAGTATGGTAAAGTTCATTCTTTTGTTATTATTGTAAATAAAATGGATCAGAAGTTTTTATCAGAAGATACAAACAGAAGTGGCACTAGAATATTAGATTATATAAGATATAAATTAACTCTTTTAGGATATCATGATTTTGTAGTGTTTGGCGTATCGGCTTTGCAATATTTTTCTGCTTTAATAGTAGAGAGAGTATGCAGTGAATGTAAAAATCTATCTGGTAAAGCACTTGTAGATAAGCTAGATGATTTAACATATCAGTTTGGAAATTCTGAAGAATCAACTTTGATCAATTTTGCTTACGAAATGTCAAGAAGATATATGAGAATGGAAAACGAGGAGAATATTACCCTTGAAAGATTAAAAGAGCTTAGTGGTATTCCTTTTGCCCTTAACTATATTGGAGCTGTTGCCAAAGATAGGGCTATGTTTGAAAAACTTAGGAATTTAATATATAAACTTGATGAAGATAAAGTATCTATCATTACAGGGCTATCTATAATAAAACTACAACTTTCAGAAAATAAAGAAAGATTGAGAGCTATATTTGATATATTCCAATCCAGTGTAGACTCTATCAACAAGCAAGTAGAAGAATACTTAGCCAAAAGAGATCAAGACGCAAGATCTGCGTCATACTATACAGAAGATATTAAAAAAAAATCTAATTAG
- a CDS encoding bifunctional 3'-5' exonuclease/DNA polymerase, with the protein MNFVYVDKEPVLIKALDYLSSGDVWFIDTETTPKDIRLFQVGLENGPIYVVDFFFVKRAPELIKDIIAKKGVVGHNLKYDLKYLMKYDIHPYTTFDTMIGAQLIGLNRFSLASVYNYFTGESIDKKEQFSNWSSKELTESQIFYAAKDVEVLRLLYEKLKNELNKEPTIVEILQKSRVAKVFGLESAHAIIEMGFVQELAKIEHTGIGIDTKEIEAMKKQLQRKTQELAMNFYIKYRIDISSPKKVGEFLENHLNILLPRTDKDNIITDDSVLAEYLDSENEKAKDVISSVLEFRKLHKLQEKLSEILEYNENNRVHPEFWQIGAVTGRMSSSRPNVQNIPRDLRSILKAKDGYVFVIADFSQIELRIAAEYVKDEIMIDIINKGEDLHKFTASLITGKSLEDITKEERQRAKAANFGLIYGISEKSLSLYARNSYGVDMSIEEAKRFREVFFSTFQGIKAWHERIKKELKAKGEIRVKTLGGKPMIAYTFTDAANYPIQGTGAELLKLSVLIFSQELKRAFPSIFHEVANVVNLVHDEIVVEAKENYKEEVSKLLEKSMIKAGSILLNNVKVEAEIVINDRWVK; encoded by the coding sequence ATGAATTTTGTTTATGTAGATAAAGAGCCTGTTTTAATAAAAGCTTTAGACTATCTTTCCTCTGGTGATGTTTGGTTTATAGACACAGAAACCACGCCAAAAGATATAAGACTTTTTCAAGTAGGATTAGAGAATGGCCCTATTTATGTGGTAGATTTCTTTTTTGTAAAAAGAGCTCCAGAACTTATAAAAGATATAATAGCTAAAAAGGGTGTGGTAGGACACAACTTAAAATATGATTTAAAGTATCTTATGAAATACGATATACATCCTTATACTACGTTTGATACTATGATAGGAGCACAGTTGATAGGTTTAAATAGATTTTCTCTGGCCAGTGTTTACAATTATTTTACAGGTGAAAGTATAGACAAAAAAGAGCAGTTTTCAAATTGGTCTTCGAAAGAGCTTACAGAAAGTCAAATTTTTTATGCTGCAAAAGATGTAGAGGTTTTGAGGCTTTTATACGAAAAGCTAAAAAATGAATTAAACAAAGAACCTACTATCGTTGAGATATTACAAAAATCAAGAGTGGCGAAGGTTTTTGGATTGGAAAGTGCGCACGCTATAATAGAAATGGGCTTTGTGCAGGAGCTTGCTAAAATTGAACACACCGGGATAGGAATAGATACAAAAGAAATAGAAGCCATGAAAAAACAATTACAAAGGAAAACCCAAGAGCTTGCTATGAACTTTTATATAAAGTACCGTATAGATATAAGTAGCCCTAAAAAAGTAGGTGAATTTTTAGAAAATCATTTAAATATTTTGCTCCCTCGCACTGATAAAGACAATATAATCACAGATGATAGTGTGTTGGCGGAGTATCTTGACAGCGAAAACGAAAAAGCAAAAGATGTGATAAGTAGCGTATTGGAGTTTAGAAAGCTTCATAAGTTGCAAGAAAAGCTATCGGAGATTTTAGAGTACAACGAAAACAACCGCGTACATCCAGAGTTTTGGCAAATAGGAGCCGTTACCGGAAGAATGTCCTCTTCAAGACCAAACGTTCAAAACATACCAAGAGATTTAAGAAGTATTTTAAAAGCTAAAGATGGATACGTGTTTGTAATAGCTGATTTCTCACAAATAGAACTAAGAATAGCGGCAGAGTATGTTAAAGACGAGATAATGATAGATATAATAAACAAAGGAGAGGATCTTCACAAATTCACAGCCTCCTTAATTACTGGTAAATCTTTGGAAGATATTACAAAAGAAGAAAGACAAAGGGCAAAAGCGGCAAATTTTGGTCTTATATACGGCATATCAGAAAAATCTCTTTCTTTGTATGCAAGAAACTCTTACGGGGTTGATATGTCTATAGAAGAAGCCAAGAGATTTAGGGAAGTGTTTTTTTCTACATTCCAAGGGATAAAAGCTTGGCATGAAAGAATAAAAAAAGAGTTGAAGGCAAAAGGTGAAATCAGGGTAAAAACTCTTGGCGGAAAACCTATGATAGCCTATACTTTTACCGATGCTGCTAACTATCCAATACAAGGTACTGGAGCAGAATTGTTGAAGCTCTCAGTCTTAATTTTCTCCCAAGAGCTTAAAAGAGCTTTTCCAAGTATATTTCACGAAGTAGCAAACGTTGTAAACTTAGTACACGATGAGATAGTGGTGGAAGCAAAAGAAAATTATAAAGAGGAAGTATCTAAGCTTTTGGAGAAATCTATGATAAAAGCTGGTTCTATACTTCTTAACAATGTAAAAGTAGAAGCGGAGATAGTTATTAACGATCGCTGGGTAAAGTAA
- a CDS encoding amino acid permease: MSLDIFRKKHYVEEQKLLREVKATELVLMGVGAIIGAGIFVITGIAAATMAGPGIVLSFILGAISLGISAFAYAELGSAIPVSGSAYSYTYSFLGEIIAWLVGWNLVLEYGISTAAVAVGWSSYFRSFLKNSFGITLPHALTGAYNPSAGTYIDISAFLIILFMFVILLLGIKESAFVSSFVVVLKILVLIIFVVFALPHIDFKNYKDFLPYGISGVWHATGLIIFAYLGFDAVSTVAEEVKNPQRDLPIGLIGSLSLSTFFYIVVSFTLTGVVNYKELNVPDAIAFAMEKLNMHFIASIISIGAVITITSVIMVMGLGFTRVIYALSRDGLLFESLSDIHPKFGTPHKATIVGALVLSLAAGLFPLKDLAEMVNIGTLFAYFMVGISVVLLRKSKDYNPKFRMPMAKILLPLNLFTLLLIMAGLPLLTWIRFLVWCLVGLLIYIFYGYKHSQLSR, translated from the coding sequence ATGAGTTTAGATATTTTTAGAAAAAAGCATTATGTTGAAGAGCAAAAACTTCTAAGAGAAGTTAAAGCCACAGAGCTGGTTTTAATGGGTGTAGGCGCTATAATAGGCGCTGGTATATTTGTTATTACTGGTATTGCTGCCGCTACAATGGCAGGTCCTGGTATTGTGCTATCTTTTATACTTGGGGCTATTTCACTTGGTATTAGCGCTTTTGCCTATGCTGAGCTTGGTTCTGCTATACCAGTTTCAGGCAGTGCTTACAGTTATACCTACTCTTTTTTAGGTGAGATAATAGCGTGGCTTGTAGGATGGAATCTTGTTTTAGAATATGGCATATCCACTGCCGCTGTGGCTGTTGGGTGGTCTTCTTACTTTAGATCTTTCTTAAAAAATAGCTTTGGTATAACACTGCCTCATGCATTAACGGGGGCTTACAATCCAAGCGCTGGTACTTATATAGATATAAGTGCTTTTTTGATAATACTTTTTATGTTTGTTATTTTGCTTTTAGGAATAAAAGAAAGTGCTTTTGTAAGCTCTTTTGTGGTGGTATTAAAAATTTTGGTACTTATTATATTTGTGGTGTTTGCACTGCCTCATATAGATTTTAAAAACTATAAAGATTTTCTACCTTATGGTATATCTGGTGTTTGGCATGCCACTGGTCTTATAATATTTGCTTATCTTGGTTTTGACGCTGTTTCTACTGTAGCTGAAGAAGTCAAAAATCCTCAAAGGGATTTACCAATTGGTCTGATAGGTTCTTTATCGCTAAGTACGTTTTTTTACATTGTAGTTAGCTTTACGTTGACAGGAGTTGTAAACTACAAAGAGTTAAATGTACCAGATGCTATTGCTTTTGCTATGGAAAAGTTAAACATGCATTTTATAGCAAGCATCATATCAATAGGTGCTGTTATTACCATTACAAGTGTTATTATGGTTATGGGGCTTGGGTTTACACGGGTAATTTATGCTCTTTCAAGAGACGGGCTTTTGTTTGAGTCTTTGTCTGACATTCATCCGAAATTTGGCACTCCGCATAAAGCTACTATAGTAGGAGCACTTGTGCTTTCTTTAGCGGCTGGATTATTTCCTTTAAAGGATTTAGCAGAAATGGTTAATATAGGTACATTGTTTGCTTATTTTATGGTAGGTATCAGCGTTGTTTTATTAAGAAAATCTAAGGACTATAATCCAAAGTTTAGAATGCCAATGGCTAAGATACTTTTACCATTAAACTTGTTTACACTTCTTCTTATTATGGCAGGATTACCTTTGTTAACATGGATAAGATTTTTAGTATGGTGTCTTGTTGGGCTTTTAATATATATATTTTATGGATACAAACATAGCCAATTAAGCAGATGA
- a CDS encoding ABC transporter permease has protein sequence MLRFLSIRILQGIFVVLTISFLSFLAINFAPGGFFDQLKLNPSVSKETIKQLEAFYGLDKPLLIRYIDWLSNALRFNLGYSIEYNESVKKLILERIPNTLMVSVPSAFLSWSLAFFIGVLSAFKKDTKLDKFLQGLAYISMSIPSFVMGFLIMMFFYQTHLINISDMLSGVNIKHLVLPVSALVLSSFGGLSRLVRANVIEILNSPIYIFLKASKVNKSVVVWHVLRNAMPPFIVLLGYELSSLISGAALVEIVTNWPGMGLLILNAVLSKDLFLVMGSLYVGSIMLILGNIIADVLLFINDPRIKRDTIF, from the coding sequence ATGCTTAGATTCTTAAGTATAAGAATTTTGCAGGGTATTTTTGTAGTTTTGACTATAAGTTTTCTATCATTTTTAGCCATCAACTTTGCACCAGGGGGATTTTTTGATCAGCTTAAACTAAACCCAAGTGTATCCAAAGAGACTATAAAACAGCTTGAGGCTTTTTACGGTCTTGATAAACCGCTTTTAATAAGATACATAGATTGGCTTTCTAATGCTTTGAGGTTCAATTTAGGTTATTCTATAGAGTACAACGAAAGTGTAAAAAAACTTATTTTAGAACGCATACCAAATACCCTGATGGTATCTGTACCATCGGCTTTTTTATCTTGGAGTTTAGCCTTTTTTATCGGTGTTTTATCGGCTTTTAAAAAAGATACAAAATTAGATAAATTTTTACAAGGTCTAGCTTATATATCAATGTCTATTCCATCTTTTGTGATGGGGTTTTTAATTATGATGTTTTTTTATCAAACGCATTTGATCAATATATCCGATATGTTAAGCGGTGTCAACATAAAGCATCTTGTGCTACCAGTAAGCGCTCTTGTTCTCTCTTCTTTTGGTGGACTATCAAGGCTTGTAAGAGCAAATGTGATTGAGATATTAAATAGTCCTATATATATTTTCTTAAAAGCTTCAAAAGTTAATAAGAGTGTTGTTGTATGGCATGTTTTGAGGAATGCAATGCCACCTTTTATAGTACTTCTTGGATACGAGTTATCATCTTTGATATCTGGAGCTGCCTTGGTGGAAATAGTTACCAACTGGCCCGGCATGGGACTTCTTATACTAAACGCTGTATTATCAAAGGATCTATTTTTAGTAATGGGTAGCCTTTACGTTGGAAGTATAATGCTTATACTTGGTAACATTATAGCCGATGTATTATTATTTATCAATGATCCAAGGATCAAAAGAGATACTATTTTCTAA
- a CDS encoding aminotransferase class I/II-fold pyridoxal phosphate-dependent enzyme, with amino-acid sequence MNFEEELEHIKSQKLYRKREAIENKRIFCSNDYLGMSKNKEVIDYVVEKLREVNTIGATASSLVNGYTKYHKELELLLSQLKSKEDCVVFPSGYSTNIGLFQALGNEKDVFYSDELNHASIIDGIRLSKASKYIYQHNNINHLFELLKSTRQKHRRAYIVSDSVFSMEGDLARLKELIDISKEFEAYIVIDEAHATGTIGKGIYNYFGLLPEENVIIMGTLSKAIGSQGGFVCAKRSIVEYIVNKARSYIFSTALGLPMVFASIKALELIEKNLNKYKEELQQRTKFILDMIKEFNFHTKEDFITPIIPIKIGEEDEALKLRNKLLENDVFIQAIRYPTVPRKKAILRLTASLSYSSEDLEILYEAFKSLKN; translated from the coding sequence ATGAACTTTGAAGAAGAGTTGGAACACATCAAAAGCCAAAAACTGTACAGGAAAAGAGAAGCTATAGAAAACAAGAGAATATTTTGTTCAAACGATTATCTTGGTATGTCTAAAAACAAAGAAGTAATAGATTATGTTGTAGAAAAACTAAGGGAAGTAAACACTATAGGCGCTACTGCCTCAAGCCTTGTAAATGGATATACAAAATACCATAAAGAGCTAGAGCTTCTACTTAGTCAGTTAAAATCCAAAGAAGATTGCGTAGTTTTTCCGTCTGGATACTCTACAAACATAGGACTTTTTCAAGCGCTTGGAAATGAAAAAGATGTTTTTTACAGCGATGAATTAAACCATGCATCAATAATAGATGGAATAAGACTATCAAAAGCTTCAAAATATATTTACCAACATAACAACATAAATCATCTTTTTGAGCTTTTAAAATCTACAAGACAAAAACACAGAAGAGCTTATATAGTATCTGATTCTGTATTTAGCATGGAAGGAGATTTAGCAAGGCTAAAAGAGTTAATAGATATTTCAAAAGAGTTTGAAGCTTATATTGTTATTGACGAAGCGCATGCCACCGGCACTATAGGAAAAGGTATATACAATTATTTTGGGCTTTTACCAGAAGAAAATGTCATCATAATGGGTACTTTATCAAAAGCGATAGGCTCTCAAGGTGGATTTGTTTGTGCAAAAAGATCAATTGTAGAATATATCGTTAATAAAGCGAGGTCTTACATATTTTCTACAGCTTTGGGACTTCCAATGGTTTTTGCCTCTATAAAAGCCTTAGAACTTATTGAAAAAAATTTAAACAAATACAAAGAAGAGCTACAACAAAGGACAAAATTTATATTAGATATGATAAAAGAATTCAATTTTCATACAAAAGAAGACTTTATCACACCTATAATACCAATAAAAATAGGTGAAGAAGATGAAGCTCTAAAACTAAGGAACAAATTGTTAGAAAATGACGTATTTATACAAGCTATAAGATACCCAACAGTACCAAGAAAAAAAGCCATTCTAAGGTTAACTGCGTCGCTATCTTATTCCAGCGAGGACTTAGAGATTCTTTATGAAGCTTTTAAAAGCTTGAAAAATTAA
- a CDS encoding aldehyde dehydrogenase family protein, which produces MIVKKPILGGEFIQTDVVLDVIYPYDNTKVGESYVVNDSYVEKAIEKAKVGLKKLSSLSAFEKYEILYKTSELLRKNKEEIARAIVYEVGKTIKEARIEVDRAIETFRFSAEEAKRIYGKTYPVDAHPNGKSKFGFYIRVPAGIVVAISPFNFPLNLTAHKVGPATAAGCPVIVKPSEKTPLSPIIMGELLLEAGLPKEAISVLPGYGDLGKALTTHKDVRVVSFTGSKMVGELIAKQAGIKKLVLELGSNSALVVHKDGDLEKAAIKAVQGGFSMAGQVCISIQRIFVHEDVLEPFLRLLEEKISNIKIGDPMDEEVDMGPMIDKNQVEKVKQWIKEAVGKGAKVVQKAKNIENIKGTNYLLPTLLLDVDKDSTIFKEEAFAPVVNINRYKDIDEVISIINEGDYGLQIGVYTKDINVAMEFVRKCEVGGVNINEGPNFRVDHMPYGGFKFSGIGREGPSFAVEDYTEIKNVLISI; this is translated from the coding sequence ATGATAGTAAAAAAACCCATTTTAGGCGGGGAATTTATACAAACAGATGTAGTTTTGGACGTAATATATCCATACGATAATACAAAAGTAGGAGAATCTTACGTTGTTAACGATTCTTATGTAGAAAAAGCTATAGAAAAAGCAAAAGTTGGACTTAAAAAACTATCAAGTTTAAGCGCTTTTGAAAAATATGAAATACTTTACAAAACTTCTGAGCTTTTAAGAAAAAACAAAGAAGAAATAGCAAGGGCCATCGTATACGAAGTAGGAAAAACCATAAAAGAGGCAAGGATAGAAGTAGATAGAGCTATAGAAACCTTCAGATTTTCAGCGGAGGAGGCAAAAAGAATATATGGTAAGACGTATCCAGTGGATGCACATCCAAATGGCAAATCAAAATTTGGATTTTACATAAGAGTACCTGCTGGTATAGTGGTGGCTATATCACCTTTTAACTTCCCTTTAAATTTAACAGCCCATAAAGTAGGTCCAGCTACAGCTGCTGGATGCCCTGTCATAGTAAAACCTTCCGAAAAAACACCTTTGAGCCCAATTATAATGGGTGAGCTTCTTCTTGAAGCAGGATTACCAAAAGAAGCCATATCTGTTTTACCAGGCTATGGAGATTTAGGAAAAGCTCTCACCACACATAAAGATGTAAGGGTGGTATCTTTTACAGGAAGCAAAATGGTGGGAGAGCTTATAGCAAAACAAGCAGGTATTAAAAAACTTGTTTTAGAGCTTGGTTCTAACTCAGCTCTGGTGGTCCATAAAGATGGAGATCTAGAAAAAGCAGCTATAAAAGCAGTTCAGGGCGGTTTTTCAATGGCTGGGCAAGTGTGCATATCCATTCAAAGAATCTTTGTACACGAAGATGTTTTAGAACCATTTTTAAGGCTTTTAGAAGAAAAAATATCAAATATAAAGATAGGAGATCCCATGGATGAGGAAGTAGATATGGGACCTATGATAGATAAAAATCAAGTGGAAAAGGTAAAACAGTGGATAAAAGAAGCCGTGGGAAAAGGTGCAAAAGTAGTGCAAAAAGCAAAAAACATAGAAAATATAAAAGGTACAAACTATCTTTTACCAACGCTTCTTTTAGATGTGGATAAAGATAGTACAATATTTAAAGAAGAAGCTTTCGCACCAGTGGTAAATATAAACAGATACAAAGATATAGACGAGGTGATAAGCATAATAAACGAAGGGGATTACGGCTTACAAATAGGGGTTTATACAAAGGATATAAATGTAGCTATGGAGTTTGTGAGAAAGTGTGAAGTAGGAGGCGTAAACATAAACGAAGGTCCAAACTTTAGGGTAGATCACATGCCATACGGGGGTTTTAAATTTTCTGGCATAGGAAGAGAAGGACCTTCATTTGCTGTAGAAGATTATACTGAGATAAAAAATGTTTTAATATCAATCTAA
- a CDS encoding divalent metal cation transporter, translating to MVEQSKFTQIAKRVIAPFLVLGPGFLVMMADNDAGGITTYAVTGAQTKYTLVGAVVIMSFLAFVVQEMTVRLGAVTKEGHAELIYKKFGKFWGFFSLADLFIANTFTLVTEFIGIGAAVKMVFGFPYEVTIPIAVGAMILLVLSGGYMFVEKSLIAFALLQLVFIPAAIKAHPDINEVLKSFTFQGIDIFSPTFLTLFIANIGTTIAPWMLFFQQSAVVDRKMGVEDIKMGRIDTFIGSLGTAIVAASIIITTGATLYGHPPYNNIQDASEAARALVPFLGKYAGTIFAIGLFSAGAVAAVALALSTSWAFGEVFGWEHSLNLPFQRAKWFYTIYILSVSVAGSIVLIPNAPLVIINLLVQVMNTFLLPPALLFLLLLLNDKELMGNYTNNLWSNVFVALIIVFVMVLSVVYAFQTLFQGG from the coding sequence ATGGTAGAACAATCAAAATTCACACAAATTGCAAAAAGGGTTATAGCACCGTTTTTAGTGCTTGGACCAGGTTTCTTAGTGATGATGGCAGATAACGATGCCGGTGGCATCACCACCTATGCCGTTACAGGGGCTCAGACAAAGTATACGCTTGTGGGTGCTGTAGTTATCATGTCATTCCTTGCTTTTGTGGTTCAAGAGATGACTGTAAGGCTTGGAGCTGTTACAAAAGAAGGACATGCTGAGCTTATATACAAAAAATTTGGTAAGTTTTGGGGGTTTTTCTCATTGGCAGACCTTTTTATAGCAAACACATTTACCCTTGTTACTGAGTTTATAGGTATAGGTGCCGCTGTCAAAATGGTGTTTGGATTTCCTTACGAAGTGACTATTCCAATAGCTGTTGGGGCTATGATACTGCTTGTTTTAAGCGGTGGATACATGTTTGTAGAAAAATCTCTAATAGCTTTTGCCCTTTTACAGCTAGTTTTCATACCAGCGGCTATAAAAGCCCACCCAGATATAAATGAGGTGTTGAAATCTTTTACGTTTCAAGGTATAGATATATTTTCACCTACGTTTCTAACACTTTTTATAGCAAACATAGGTACCACTATAGCCCCCTGGATGCTTTTCTTCCAACAAAGCGCTGTGGTGGATAGAAAAATGGGCGTAGAGGATATAAAAATGGGAAGAATAGATACGTTTATAGGTAGTCTTGGTACTGCTATAGTAGCTGCTTCAATCATAATAACCACAGGTGCTACTTTATACGGACATCCACCTTACAACAATATACAAGATGCTTCAGAGGCCGCAAGAGCTCTTGTACCATTTTTAGGTAAGTACGCTGGGACTATATTTGCAATAGGGCTTTTTTCCGCTGGTGCTGTGGCTGCTGTAGCACTGGCTCTTTCCACTTCTTGGGCTTTTGGAGAAGTGTTTGGTTGGGAACACAGTTTAAACTTACCTTTTCAAAGGGCAAAATGGTTTTATACAATTTATATACTTAGCGTAAGTGTAGCTGGTAGCATAGTTCTTATACCAAACGCCCCTTTGGTAATTATAAATCTTTTGGTACAGGTTATGAATACATTTTTATTACCACCAGCTTTGTTGTTTTTGCTTTTGCTTTTAAACGATAAAGAACTAATGGGAAACTATACAAACAACCTATGGTCAAACGTTTTTGTAGCTTTGATAATAGTGTTTGTTATGGTGCTCTCTGTAGTGTATGCTTTTCAGACTCTATTTCAAGGAGGTTAA
- a CDS encoding thiamine pyrophosphate-dependent enzyme: MITKSLYTGAEITWCRNCGNFGIMGALGAAINELTDSIPLEKFVMVTGIGCHGKIFDYVDINGFYSLHGRAIATASGIKLANEDLKVICFVGDGDGYGEGLEHLIFAAKRNIDITVIVHDNRSYSLTTGQFTPTSALDFKGKSTPKGPPEDPINPISLLMEAGATFVARGYSGYIDHLKDIIKKAVLHKGFSIVETLQPCVIFYNTYDFYNSRVYKIENHDPSDFEKAYKIAKEWDYIKTDAKIPIGVIYENTNKKTYEDRI, encoded by the coding sequence ATGATTACTAAAAGCTTATATACGGGGGCAGAAATAACTTGGTGTAGGAATTGTGGGAACTTTGGCATCATGGGTGCCTTGGGGGCAGCTATCAACGAACTTACAGATAGTATACCTCTTGAAAAATTTGTCATGGTAACAGGCATAGGCTGTCATGGCAAAATATTTGATTATGTTGATATAAACGGTTTCTATTCTTTACACGGAAGAGCTATTGCCACTGCAAGTGGTATAAAACTAGCCAATGAAGATTTAAAAGTAATATGCTTTGTTGGAGATGGTGATGGATACGGCGAAGGTCTTGAGCATCTTATCTTTGCTGCCAAAAGAAACATAGATATTACAGTCATAGTACATGATAATAGATCTTATAGTCTTACTACTGGACAGTTTACACCCACCAGTGCTTTAGATTTCAAAGGCAAATCTACACCAAAAGGACCACCAGAAGATCCTATAAATCCCATATCGCTTTTAATGGAAGCTGGAGCCACTTTTGTTGCAAGAGGATACTCTGGCTATATAGACCATCTTAAGGATATTATAAAAAAAGCGGTGCTCCATAAAGGTTTTTCCATTGTGGAAACCCTCCAGCCTTGCGTGATATTTTACAATACATATGACTTTTACAACAGCAGAGTCTATAAGATAGAAAACCACGACCCTTCAGATTTTGAAAAAGCTTACAAAATAGCCAAAGAATGGGATTACATAAAAACAGATGCAAAAATTCCTATAGGTGTTATATATGAGAATACAAACAAGAAGACCTATGAAGATAGGATATGA